From the genome of Bradyrhizobium sp. ORS 278:
GTCACTCTACCGATCGCCCTGCCCGGGATCATCTCCGGCGCGCTATTCGCCTTCGCCACCTCGCTCGACGAGGTCGTGCTGACCCTGTTCGTCGCTGGCCCCAACCAGCGCACTTTGGCGCGGCAGATGTTCGCCACCATCCGCGAGAACATCAGCCCGGCGATCGTCTCGGCGGCGGCCGTGTTCATCGTCGGCACCATTGCGCTGTCGCTCGCAATGCTGGCGATCCGGCGGCGCATGGCGTGAGCGAGGCTGCGAGGACGTCTGCCGATTGGGTTACTCGTCATGCCCGGGCTTGTCCCGGGCATCCACGTGGTGCTTCGCGAGCGGTGCGACGTGGATGGCCGGGACAAGCCCGGCCATGACCACGGAAAGAGGCAGGGCTGCGACGTCGATCGTCGCGCAGATCGCTCCGACCTATCCCACCTTCACATATTTCCGCCAGTCGTGCTCTTCCTTGAACCCGAGCACCCCGCGCGCCTTGCGGTTCGACAGCGGCGCCTCGCGCTCGCCGAGCTCGCGGGTGACGGGCACGTTCGGACAATAACGCCGGAGCAATTCGCGGGTCGGGATGTTGGCGGTCACCGTGTCATTCACCGCGTTGAACACCTGGAAGCCGAGCCCGTCCTTCTGAATCGCCAGATGCACGATCTCGCCGAGGTCGCGCGCGTCGATGTAGGACCACGCATTGCGCTTGCGTGACGGCGGGTCGGCGAGGAAGCGCGGAAACATGTCGTATTCATGCGGCTCGATGACGTTGCCGATCCGCAAACAATAGATGTCGATGCCGTAGCGCATCGCGAACGCGCGGGCGGTCTTCTCGTTCACGACCTTCGACAGCCCGTAGGAATCCATGGGGTCGATGTCGTAATCCTCCTCGAGCGGAAAGCTGTGGAAGTCCTTGTCGCCCTCGGCAAAGCACACGCCGTAAGTCGTCTCGCTGGAGGCGATGATGATCTTGCGCACGCCGAGCTTCGCGGCCGCCTCGATCACGTTGTAGGTCGAGATCGTGTTGACCCGGAAGGTCTCGTTGTCGGGCGCGATCAGCACGCGCGGGATCGCCGCGAAATGGACGAC
Proteins encoded in this window:
- a CDS encoding NAD(P)-dependent oxidoreductase, with translation MTVKRVVFTGGTGKAGRHVLPHLQSKGYQLLNVDLKPFDHPGISTLIADLSDSGQAFNALTTHYGFGGFNAGRPAQAPDAVVHFAAIPRVLIAPDNETFRVNTISTYNVIEAAAKLGVRKIIIASSETTYGVCFAEGDKDFHSFPLEEDYDIDPMDSYGLSKVVNEKTARAFAMRYGIDIYCLRIGNVIEPHEYDMFPRFLADPPSRKRNAWSYIDARDLGEIVHLAIQKDGLGFQVFNAVNDTVTANIPTRELLRRYCPNVPVTRELGEREAPLSNRKARGVLGFKEEHDWRKYVKVG